One region of bacterium genomic DNA includes:
- a CDS encoding arginine deiminase family protein, producing the protein MPVRIQSEIAPLRTVLLHQPGFEHRKTVPWNKDALLFDDILDLDAARQEHKDFSLLLAQHGVEVLFLMDLLKEICAEPTQRRALYESLLPPRVLEAVDWRRLQPWHLVHGFPDEAWLNSRSLIQPLPNLYFQRDPAFAVPGALVIGHPCWPARRAESLLLREVFRRHPRFDGLLIWDGLLDLPKAHVEGGDVLVPDESTVMVGISERTSEAGAEALAAWLFAHTPVRRLLKIWLPAKRDFMHLDTVLTFLDHSRILTMPYLWERPDLYARIAQEAQRLCERLGHPYTGPLPEELLAGTRLEVLHDDGRRERHAMVLAGLAECGLVEPDWTVTVGGSAEQYARAEAHIVAALREQWNDAANTFALKPGQVLCYDRNVDTLRALEEAHVEVVRFAGSDLVRGRGGARCMTCPLWRD; encoded by the coding sequence ATGCCCGTCCGGATCCAGTCCGAGATCGCCCCGCTGCGCACCGTGCTCCTGCACCAGCCGGGCTTCGAGCACCGCAAGACCGTGCCCTGGAACAAGGACGCCCTCCTCTTCGACGACATCCTGGACCTGGACGCCGCCCGCCAGGAGCACAAGGATTTCTCCCTGCTGCTGGCCCAGCACGGGGTGGAGGTCCTCTTCCTGATGGATCTGCTCAAGGAGATCTGCGCCGAACCGACCCAGCGCCGCGCGCTCTACGAGTCCCTCCTCCCGCCCCGCGTGCTGGAGGCGGTGGACTGGCGGCGCCTGCAGCCCTGGCATCTGGTGCACGGCTTTCCCGACGAGGCCTGGCTGAACTCGCGCTCCCTCATCCAGCCTCTTCCCAACCTGTACTTCCAGCGCGACCCGGCCTTCGCCGTGCCCGGCGCCCTGGTGATCGGCCATCCCTGCTGGCCCGCCCGCCGGGCCGAGAGCCTGCTGCTGCGGGAGGTCTTCCGCCGTCATCCCCGCTTCGACGGACTGCTCATCTGGGACGGTCTGCTCGATCTGCCCAAAGCCCACGTCGAAGGGGGCGACGTGCTGGTGCCGGACGAATCGACCGTGATGGTGGGCATCAGCGAGCGCACGAGCGAGGCGGGGGCCGAGGCCCTGGCCGCCTGGCTCTTCGCCCACACGCCGGTGCGGCGCCTGCTCAAGATCTGGCTGCCCGCCAAGCGCGACTTCATGCACCTGGACACGGTCCTCACTTTCCTCGACCACAGCCGCATCCTCACCATGCCCTATCTCTGGGAGCGGCCCGACCTCTACGCCCGCATCGCCCAGGAGGCCCAGCGACTCTGCGAAAGGCTGGGCCACCCCTACACCGGACCCCTGCCCGAGGAGCTGCTGGCCGGCACCCGGCTGGAGGTGCTGCACGACGACGGCCGCCGGGAGCGCCACGCCATGGTGCTGGCCGGGCTGGCCGAGTGCGGCCTGGTCGAGCCGGACTGGACGGTGACGGTGGGCGGCTCGGCGGAGCAGTACGCGCGGGCCGAGGCCCACATCGTGGCCGCCCTGCGCGAACAATGGAACGACGCGGCCAACACCTTCGCCCTCAAGCCCGGGCAGGTGCTCTGCTATGACCGCAATGTGGACACCCTGCGCGCCCTTGAGGAGGCCCACGTCGAAGTGGTGCGCTTCGCGGGCAGCGACCTGGTGCGCGGGCGGGGCGGGGCGCGCTGCATGACCTGCCCCTTGTGGCGGGACTGA